The Pirellulimonas nuda genome includes a region encoding these proteins:
- a CDS encoding GGDEF domain-containing protein yields the protein MNHDDQQRLSALEALAAISSDLVAVSCVHPPARLIASTPGFDAWMAQRGVGLEVLLKSTASDGPDPLESDGWRLETRAVDGDPSLRAIRVVSADASGVIPPPTIDSVSGVAARASLDQQISRWFARAGASPFALVFVDINAFKAVNDHHGHLAGDDCLRQIATQLTESVRDSDFVGRYGGDEFVVLLAGVTTAQELHPLVDRLRKAVSASETASDGESQVAASVGAALSSEGYGSARDLLAAADRRMYDEKRGSRPR from the coding sequence ATGAATCACGACGACCAGCAGCGCCTTTCGGCGCTTGAGGCCCTTGCGGCGATAAGCAGCGACCTCGTAGCGGTGAGCTGTGTTCATCCGCCGGCGCGGCTAATCGCCTCTACGCCCGGATTCGACGCTTGGATGGCCCAGCGCGGCGTTGGCTTAGAGGTTTTGCTGAAATCGACCGCCAGCGACGGCCCGGACCCGCTTGAGTCGGACGGGTGGCGTCTCGAGACGCGCGCCGTTGACGGGGACCCCTCGCTGCGGGCTATTCGTGTTGTTTCGGCGGATGCATCCGGCGTCATCCCGCCGCCGACGATCGACAGCGTGTCCGGGGTCGCTGCCCGGGCGTCGCTCGACCAACAGATCTCCCGTTGGTTCGCCCGCGCCGGGGCGTCGCCGTTTGCGCTGGTTTTTGTTGACATCAACGCGTTCAAGGCCGTGAACGACCACCACGGCCACCTCGCGGGCGACGACTGCCTCCGCCAGATCGCGACGCAGCTAACCGAATCGGTGCGAGACTCCGACTTCGTCGGTCGCTACGGCGGCGACGAGTTCGTGGTGCTGCTTGCCGGCGTCACCACCGCCCAAGAGCTTCATCCCCTCGTCGATCGCCTCCGCAAAGCGGTATCCGCCTCAGAAACTGCTTCTGATGGAGAAAGTCAGGTGGCGGCCAGCGTCGGGGCGGCCTTGTCGTCCGAAGGGTACGGCTCCGCCCGCGACCTGCTAGCGGCCGCCGATCGCCGGATGTACGACGAGAAACGGGGCTCGCGGCCCAGGTAG
- a CDS encoding methylated-DNA--[protein]-cysteine S-methyltransferase, with amino-acid sequence MAAVQSSQQDRVAGSSDAIAAAKTELGWMAWRCSGSVVRRVTIGAATRGDAVAALGGTPPKTPRSEAQRLAERLGERLGRYACGECVAFDDFRIDDQQLTPFAQRVIVACRGLGWGETSSYKGLAGRAGSPGAARAVGSVMANNRWAIVVPCHRVVGAGGDLRGFSAPTGVDLKRRMLDLETRPMLRLFA; translated from the coding sequence ATGGCTGCTGTCCAATCGTCCCAACAGGATCGGGTTGCCGGAAGTTCTGACGCGATCGCCGCGGCGAAAACAGAGCTCGGCTGGATGGCTTGGCGTTGCAGCGGGTCGGTGGTTCGGCGGGTGACCATCGGCGCGGCGACCCGCGGCGACGCGGTCGCGGCCCTCGGCGGGACGCCGCCCAAGACGCCCCGATCCGAGGCCCAGCGGCTGGCGGAACGGCTCGGCGAACGCCTCGGGCGCTACGCCTGCGGAGAGTGCGTAGCGTTCGACGACTTCCGGATCGACGACCAGCAGCTCACCCCGTTCGCCCAGCGGGTGATCGTCGCGTGCCGCGGCCTCGGCTGGGGCGAAACCAGCTCCTACAAGGGCCTGGCGGGCCGCGCCGGCTCGCCCGGTGCCGCCCGCGCGGTGGGGAGCGTGATGGCCAACAACCGTTGGGCGATCGTCGTCCCCTGCCACCGCGTGGTCGGCGCCGGGGGCGACCTACGCGGCTTCTCGGCCCCCACCGGGGTCGACCTCAAACGCAGAATGCTCGACCTAGAAACGCGTCCGATGCTGCGGCTGTTCGCCTAG
- a CDS encoding DUF5060 domain-containing protein has translation MRAFRFGALAVLLLAGRCWAADATAPIAEGVVFEERYGVLAIEAEHFASQSKTDTRAWHRTTTEDSADAHASAGRDVDPSHAAGASGGAYLEILPDTRANHDEKLIPGENFSPTPGEHAVLTYKTYFNTPGRYYVWARAYSTGPEDNGIHFGLDGQWPATGQRWQTVAKNKWHWESKQRTEEEHTGVPFLLYLDIEQPGEHELMVSMREDGFELDKIVLTTQREEARPDGVGPDPVVRAGKAPAAYPFRKPQQSAVAAQKAFPAHWGEPPAVQTRDLQPLPGGYGQGSGTLAEWIQENLDNDRAAVTLTIEANEFPTQGAGYYLDRGQWMAINPETNKEATAETAFAFPNGLYDVTLQAVGESDGQSTYLVLVNDEPIGDFRCPLSQETFEEAPKYAVTWKNVPVNSGDVVKVSSAIASADGKEYSRARWARLVFKPANEATVAAVAAIAPKKAEAAAPAKRVNKGPRGERGDGSVSVSGEPKQWHKVTLTLDGPFANEADSAPNPHTDIRFDAVFTHESGGPSYRVPGYFAADGDAGNTSAQAGTKWRVHFAPDKVGKWNYQLEMARGPGAALDGGGKAMPRFDGKKGQIEIAASDKSGRDFRGQGRLNYVGGPYLKFAGSGKPFVKAGADAPETLLAYTDFDDTTAHKGSVPLKTWKAHEQDYRTGDPSWKDGKGKGLIGALNYLASKGLNAFSFLPYNAGGDGDNVWPFASREDKLHYDCSKLDQWGVVFDHGTAQGLFLHFKLQENEMDDDRRGHDADSSGAGVAESLDGGKLGPERKLYCRQMIARFGHNLALNWNIGEENTQSTQEIKDMASYLDKTDPYKHPVVIHTFPNQQDKVYKPLLGDASKLAGASLQNSWNDVHHLTKKWVDASREAGKPWVVANDEQGPASDGVPSDPGYEGKDGVVRQGKSSYNLDDIRKHTLWGNLMAGGAGVEYYFGYKQPQNDLVCEDYRSRDKSWDYCRIALEFFGRDDIPLTEMTCLDELVGNPKHDNSRYCFAKPGELYLVYLPKSEQAKLDLSGQSGEFSVRWFNPRTGGELVQGAVDSVKGGGEVSLGQPPKQSSEDWLAVVRKK, from the coding sequence ATGAGAGCTTTTAGGTTCGGGGCCCTGGCTGTTCTTCTTTTGGCGGGCCGTTGTTGGGCCGCCGACGCAACGGCGCCAATCGCCGAAGGGGTTGTCTTCGAAGAGCGTTACGGCGTGCTGGCGATCGAGGCAGAGCACTTCGCATCGCAGTCCAAGACAGACACACGTGCTTGGCATCGGACCACGACCGAAGACTCCGCAGACGCGCACGCGTCGGCCGGGCGGGATGTTGACCCTTCGCACGCCGCAGGGGCGAGCGGCGGGGCCTATCTTGAGATCCTGCCCGACACGCGCGCCAACCACGACGAGAAGCTCATCCCAGGGGAGAACTTCTCTCCCACGCCCGGCGAGCACGCCGTGCTGACCTACAAGACCTACTTCAACACGCCGGGGCGGTACTACGTGTGGGCCCGTGCCTACTCAACCGGACCCGAGGACAACGGCATCCACTTTGGCCTCGACGGCCAGTGGCCCGCGACGGGTCAGCGGTGGCAGACCGTTGCCAAGAACAAGTGGCATTGGGAGAGCAAGCAACGCACCGAAGAAGAGCACACCGGCGTCCCCTTCCTGCTGTACCTCGACATCGAGCAGCCGGGCGAACACGAGCTGATGGTCTCGATGCGGGAAGACGGGTTTGAGCTCGACAAGATCGTGCTGACCACCCAGCGCGAAGAGGCCCGCCCGGACGGAGTCGGACCCGACCCCGTAGTGCGAGCCGGCAAGGCGCCCGCGGCGTACCCCTTCCGCAAACCGCAGCAATCCGCGGTCGCCGCTCAAAAGGCGTTCCCGGCGCACTGGGGCGAGCCGCCGGCGGTGCAGACCCGCGACCTCCAGCCCCTGCCGGGGGGCTACGGCCAGGGGAGCGGCACGCTCGCCGAGTGGATCCAAGAGAACCTCGACAACGACAGGGCAGCGGTCACGCTGACGATCGAAGCCAACGAGTTCCCCACGCAGGGCGCCGGGTACTACCTCGATCGCGGGCAGTGGATGGCGATCAACCCAGAAACGAACAAAGAAGCCACGGCCGAAACCGCTTTTGCGTTCCCAAACGGCCTCTACGACGTGACGCTGCAAGCCGTGGGCGAGAGCGACGGGCAGTCGACCTACCTCGTGCTGGTGAACGACGAGCCGATCGGCGATTTCCGCTGCCCTTTGTCGCAGGAAACCTTCGAGGAGGCGCCCAAGTACGCCGTCACCTGGAAGAACGTGCCCGTTAACTCGGGCGACGTGGTGAAAGTAAGTTCTGCAATCGCCTCGGCCGACGGGAAAGAGTACAGCCGGGCCCGCTGGGCGCGGCTGGTGTTCAAGCCTGCCAACGAGGCCACCGTGGCCGCGGTCGCCGCGATCGCGCCGAAGAAGGCCGAGGCCGCGGCGCCGGCCAAGCGGGTCAACAAGGGTCCACGTGGCGAGCGTGGCGACGGTTCGGTAAGCGTCTCCGGCGAGCCGAAGCAGTGGCACAAGGTGACCCTGACGCTGGACGGCCCGTTCGCCAATGAAGCCGACTCGGCCCCCAACCCCCATACCGATATCCGCTTCGACGCGGTCTTTACCCACGAGTCGGGCGGCCCCAGCTACCGCGTGCCGGGCTACTTCGCGGCCGACGGCGACGCCGGCAACACCTCGGCCCAGGCGGGCACGAAGTGGCGCGTGCACTTCGCCCCCGACAAGGTCGGCAAGTGGAACTACCAGCTAGAGATGGCGCGCGGCCCCGGCGCCGCTCTGGACGGCGGCGGCAAGGCGATGCCCCGTTTCGATGGCAAGAAGGGCCAGATCGAGATCGCCGCCAGCGACAAGTCGGGCCGCGACTTCCGCGGCCAGGGCCGGCTCAACTACGTAGGGGGCCCCTACCTGAAGTTCGCGGGGAGCGGCAAGCCGTTCGTCAAGGCGGGCGCCGACGCCCCCGAGACGCTGCTGGCCTACACCGACTTCGACGACACGACCGCCCATAAGGGGAGCGTGCCGCTGAAGACCTGGAAGGCGCACGAGCAGGACTACCGCACCGGCGACCCGAGCTGGAAGGACGGCAAAGGAAAGGGGCTGATCGGCGCGCTCAACTACCTGGCCAGCAAGGGCCTGAACGCGTTCTCCTTCCTCCCCTACAACGCCGGCGGCGACGGCGACAACGTGTGGCCCTTTGCCTCGCGTGAAGACAAGCTGCACTACGACTGCTCGAAGCTCGACCAGTGGGGCGTTGTGTTCGACCACGGCACGGCGCAGGGCTTGTTCTTGCACTTCAAGCTGCAAGAGAACGAGATGGACGACGACCGCCGAGGCCACGACGCCGACAGCAGCGGCGCGGGAGTCGCCGAGTCGCTCGACGGGGGCAAGCTGGGCCCCGAGCGGAAGCTCTACTGCCGGCAGATGATCGCCCGTTTTGGCCACAACCTGGCGCTCAACTGGAACATCGGCGAGGAGAACACGCAGTCGACCCAAGAGATCAAGGACATGGCCTCTTACCTCGACAAGACCGACCCGTACAAGCACCCGGTCGTGATCCACACGTTCCCCAACCAGCAAGACAAGGTCTACAAGCCGCTGCTGGGCGACGCGTCGAAGCTGGCCGGCGCCTCGCTGCAGAACAGTTGGAACGACGTGCACCACCTCACCAAGAAGTGGGTCGACGCCTCGCGCGAGGCGGGCAAGCCGTGGGTGGTGGCCAACGACGAGCAGGGCCCCGCCAGCGACGGCGTCCCCTCCGACCCCGGCTACGAGGGCAAGGACGGCGTCGTCCGGCAAGGCAAGTCTTCCTACAACCTCGACGACATCCGCAAGCACACGCTGTGGGGCAACCTGATGGCGGGGGGCGCGGGGGTGGAGTACTACTTCGGCTACAAGCAGCCGCAGAACGACCTGGTGTGCGAAGACTACCGCAGCCGCGACAAGAGCTGGGACTACTGCCGGATCGCGCTAGAGTTCTTCGGCCGCGACGACATCCCGCTGACCGAGATGACCTGTCTCGACGAGCTGGTGGGCAACCCCAAGCACGACAACTCCCGCTACTGCTTCGCCAAGCCGGGCGAGCTGTACCTGGTCTACCTGCCCAAGAGCGAGCAGGCGAAGCTCGACCTCTCGGGGCAATCCGGGGAGTTCTCGGTCCGCTGGTTCAACCCCCGCACCGGCGGCGAGCTGGTCCAGGGCGCCGTCGACTCGGTGAAGGGGGGCGGAGAAGTCAGCCTAGGTCAGCCGCCGAAGCAGTCCTCGGAAGACTGGCTGGCGGTGGTGCGGAAGAAGTAG
- a CDS encoding response regulator transcription factor: protein MMELAGKSILVVDDDELLRERLARALVRRGLSVRAAEGADEALELAAASAPDLAVLDLKMPGRSGLELLPELLRVSPKTKVVILTGYGSITNAVDAIHAGAVNYVTKPADADQVLEAFRRGSAADTPRPRPEDLHAPSLAEAEWNHIQQALADCGGNITRAAEHLGIPRRTLQRKLKKLAP, encoded by the coding sequence ATGATGGAACTCGCCGGCAAATCAATCTTAGTGGTGGACGACGACGAGCTGCTGCGCGAGCGGCTGGCTCGCGCGCTGGTACGTCGGGGTCTGTCGGTCCGCGCCGCCGAGGGCGCCGACGAGGCGCTGGAGCTGGCGGCCGCCAGCGCGCCCGACCTGGCCGTGCTCGACCTCAAGATGCCCGGACGCAGCGGGCTGGAACTGCTCCCAGAGCTCTTGCGGGTCTCGCCCAAGACCAAGGTCGTCATCCTTACCGGCTACGGCAGCATCACCAACGCGGTCGACGCCATCCACGCCGGCGCCGTGAACTACGTCACCAAGCCGGCGGACGCCGATCAGGTGCTCGAAGCATTCCGCCGCGGGAGCGCGGCCGACACTCCTCGCCCCCGTCCGGAAGACCTGCACGCACCGTCGCTGGCCGAGGCGGAGTGGAATCACATCCAGCAGGCGCTGGCCGATTGCGGGGGGAACATCACCCGCGCCGCCGAGCACTTGGGCATCCCGCGGCGCACGCTGCAGCGGAAGCTGAAGAAGCTGGCGCCTTGA
- a CDS encoding DUF4332 domain-containing protein translates to MKIERIACRGIDSREPWVEDSLSTGLNYIPQRLPQVLSMVGAMLWGERPWLGDVDADGQIELVTRGGHLRVSHSAVNGAPRISVSRGDGGPAPGVSAGGIADALPRELAGNVLHLRGDDPLTLDRLLSEPVARAMQQVVGGGGSARRVATDIEPLLRRRDEIAQRLETSLAQSRERAVKIDRELAELSARRAPLVVRLESAEQELSRIEAQLASAQSQARYDEIARAARASADERLTDGVEQRIEELDGQVDRWRRTLSDLQLRESAVRGELADVRPKESKPGIALADTRASLAVVRRLLRDLEGEVARFARAAGPGACVCQDAHPRLDPLVATLGEHVARLSLLADQQGRALHWGQLEDEAEHIGRSQSELRQQLECLLSQREELLRSTRLRVEEPADRAAVIDPAQREALARRRRELVDLVGSISAELAALDAQDERRRRDRAAGMSAAELDALREELRQIESELADGPHRARRHAAPSGWRASDLLAKLSDGRLVDVDLARGGRSAVVTSVSGQRTAVDDLPPSDRQLLALSFALALASELATTQDCPPLLADEPFAGLDDRHTAIAAGVLCDFAARGAQVLLWTENRTAIERFELLGAHRVRNGVVAPRPIAPVVQAPVSEPAPLPVETPVERPAAEAVTQRMRLEDEFLLRPEDAIERFPVRVDGQSGVFQGSRVSVIADLLSADPEALAQELRHDVPAELVALWQTHVGLVCFVQGLTLGDAQLLTSVGVFGVSGLAELDAGRLIARCDEIGQGDRIDLEKAQAWIARARTSLTRVSDDRHYRGWRQWADARSALLHDCRLDGRAERHSPARPPRRREERSGEPRVKRGGPRRKAKPEAQGSTKPSRPRFYLETSSPVVDAPAIGPKMAESLARLGVRTVDDLLTAEPDALAERLDRSGVDAQRIVAWQHQSRLVCRVPGMRGHDAQILVASGFTTPEEIARIKPEELLAFVEPFCQSTEGQRVLRTSPAPDLEEVTHWVGWARKARELQPA, encoded by the coding sequence GTGAAGATCGAACGCATAGCTTGTCGAGGGATCGATAGCCGCGAGCCCTGGGTAGAGGACTCGCTTTCCACCGGGCTGAACTACATCCCCCAGCGCCTCCCGCAGGTGCTGTCGATGGTCGGCGCCATGCTCTGGGGCGAGCGTCCCTGGCTGGGCGATGTCGACGCAGACGGTCAAATCGAGCTGGTAACCCGCGGCGGTCACCTCCGAGTGTCCCACTCCGCTGTAAACGGGGCGCCTCGCATCTCCGTGTCGCGCGGCGACGGCGGACCGGCGCCCGGCGTATCGGCCGGCGGCATCGCCGACGCGCTCCCTAGGGAGCTGGCCGGCAACGTTCTGCACCTGCGTGGCGACGACCCGCTAACGCTCGATCGCTTGTTGTCCGAGCCGGTCGCCCGGGCGATGCAGCAGGTCGTCGGCGGCGGCGGCAGCGCCCGCCGCGTCGCAACCGATATCGAACCCCTGCTCAGGCGCCGCGACGAGATCGCTCAGCGTCTGGAGACCTCCTTGGCGCAATCCCGCGAGCGGGCCGTGAAGATCGACCGCGAGCTGGCCGAGCTGAGCGCGCGCCGCGCGCCGCTGGTCGTCAGGCTCGAGTCGGCCGAGCAAGAGCTAAGCCGGATCGAGGCCCAGCTCGCGTCCGCGCAGTCGCAGGCACGCTACGACGAGATCGCCCGCGCGGCCCGCGCCTCGGCAGACGAGCGGCTGACCGACGGCGTTGAGCAACGCATCGAGGAACTCGACGGCCAGGTCGACCGCTGGCGGCGCACGCTCTCCGACCTGCAACTGCGCGAGTCGGCCGTCCGCGGTGAGCTGGCGGACGTTCGCCCGAAAGAGTCGAAGCCCGGAATCGCGCTGGCCGATACGCGGGCCTCGCTGGCGGTGGTGCGTCGGCTGCTCCGCGACCTCGAAGGGGAAGTGGCCCGGTTCGCCCGCGCCGCGGGCCCCGGCGCCTGCGTGTGCCAGGACGCCCACCCGCGGCTCGACCCGTTGGTGGCCACCCTCGGCGAGCACGTGGCGCGGCTCAGCCTGCTGGCCGATCAGCAGGGCAGGGCCCTGCATTGGGGGCAGCTTGAGGACGAGGCCGAGCACATCGGCCGATCGCAAAGCGAGCTGCGCCAGCAGCTCGAGTGCCTGCTGAGCCAGCGTGAAGAGCTGCTCCGCAGCACGCGGCTGCGGGTCGAGGAGCCGGCGGATCGCGCCGCAGTGATCGACCCGGCTCAACGCGAGGCCCTTGCCCGCCGCCGACGCGAACTAGTTGATCTTGTCGGTTCTATCTCCGCAGAGCTTGCGGCCCTGGACGCACAAGACGAGCGACGCCGGCGCGATCGCGCCGCCGGGATGTCGGCCGCGGAGCTGGACGCCCTGCGAGAGGAGCTGCGCCAGATCGAGAGCGAGCTGGCGGACGGCCCCCACCGTGCCCGGCGCCACGCCGCGCCCAGCGGGTGGCGGGCGTCCGACCTGCTGGCCAAGCTCTCCGACGGCCGCTTGGTCGATGTCGACCTGGCGCGCGGCGGCAGGTCTGCGGTGGTCACCTCGGTTTCTGGGCAACGCACCGCGGTAGACGATCTCCCGCCCAGCGACCGCCAGCTATTGGCGCTCAGCTTTGCCCTCGCGCTCGCCTCGGAGCTTGCCACGACCCAGGATTGCCCGCCGCTGCTGGCGGACGAACCCTTCGCGGGCCTCGACGATCGGCACACCGCGATCGCCGCGGGGGTGCTGTGCGACTTCGCGGCGCGCGGCGCGCAGGTGCTGCTGTGGACCGAGAACCGGACGGCGATCGAACGCTTTGAGCTGCTGGGCGCCCACCGCGTCCGCAATGGTGTCGTGGCGCCGCGGCCGATCGCCCCGGTCGTGCAGGCGCCCGTCTCAGAGCCCGCTCCGCTCCCTGTCGAAACGCCCGTCGAACGGCCCGCTGCCGAGGCGGTGACCCAGCGGATGCGGCTTGAAGACGAGTTCCTGTTGCGTCCGGAGGACGCGATCGAGCGCTTCCCGGTGCGTGTCGACGGGCAGTCGGGCGTCTTCCAGGGGAGCCGCGTGTCGGTGATCGCCGACCTGCTGTCGGCCGACCCCGAAGCGCTGGCTCAAGAGCTCCGCCACGACGTGCCCGCCGAACTCGTCGCGCTGTGGCAGACGCACGTGGGGCTGGTTTGCTTCGTCCAGGGGCTGACCCTCGGCGACGCTCAGCTTCTGACGTCGGTTGGCGTGTTCGGCGTCTCCGGGCTGGCCGAGCTCGACGCCGGCCGCCTCATCGCCCGCTGCGACGAGATCGGCCAAGGAGACCGGATCGATCTCGAGAAGGCGCAGGCCTGGATCGCCCGCGCCCGCACGTCCCTGACGCGCGTCTCGGACGATCGGCACTACCGCGGCTGGCGGCAGTGGGCAGACGCACGCAGCGCGCTGCTGCACGACTGCCGGCTGGACGGCCGCGCAGAGCGGCACTCCCCCGCGCGACCCCCGCGGCGCCGCGAAGAGCGCTCGGGCGAGCCACGCGTCAAACGCGGCGGACCACGCCGGAAGGCAAAACCTGAAGCACAAGGATCGACCAAGCCGTCACGCCCGCGGTTCTACCTAGAAACCTCGAGCCCGGTTGTCGACGCGCCGGCGATCGGTCCGAAGATGGCCGAGTCGCTTGCGCGCCTCGGCGTCCGCACGGTAGACGACCTGCTAACGGCCGAACCCGACGCGTTGGCCGAGCGCCTCGATCGTAGCGGCGTAGACGCCCAACGGATCGTTGCTTGGCAGCACCAGTCTCGGCTGGTGTGCCGGGTGCCGGGGATGCGCGGTCACGACGCACAAATCTTGGTCGCCTCGGGGTTCACCACGCCCGAAGAGATCGCCCGCATCAAGCCGGAAGAGCTGCTGGCGTTCGTCGAGCCCTTCTGCCAATCGACCGAAGGGCAGCGGGTGCTGCGTACGTCGCCGGCGCCCGACCTGGAAGAGGTGACCCACTGGGTCGGGTGGGCCCGCAAAGCGCGGGAGCTTCAGCCGGCCTAG
- a CDS encoding DUF4914 family protein: protein MPIPQLPGITLSGSVMSILEAAEAAGRLTVVESVDQLVALAAPDELLDDAGFYTVGYDVPGRGFVPEAKVCHTKNGVAANYLDPYMRRRDPDCMVIADEQHTDKPTYRGRFGESFDGVRGETIEWLKTQPIACFFFESGLPDKPLNAVAICPANAGFFALGLALLQGVVPLKKVLDQGEDYYHEAAVFVAPPFRHTHFDGKQLVVHNRRFDDNLRLHELFSYNLYPGPSAKKGVYGMLLTLGERAETPWTTAHCSTVQVVTPYDNVTTIMHEGASGGGKSEMLELMHREADGQVRLGTNTVTGDTRMLALPRGCELRPVTDDMALCHPNLQDQSDRPGRLSLMDAENAWFIRVNHITRYGIDPHLERLSIQPPGPLLFLNLQAQPGATTLIWEHTLDEPGKPCPNPRVVVPRQYVPNVVSHPVTVGIRSFGVRCPPCTRENPTYGILGLFHILPPALAWLWRLVAPRGHGNPSIVDQEGMQSEGVGSYWPFATGRRVDQANILLNQVRDTSGTLFVLIPNQHVGCWETGFAPQWIAREYLARRGGTRFPLSEMKDSRCPLLGWRREKIQVEGQTIGSWFLDVSKQPEVGEEAYDIGAKLLAQFFHDQLANFQHADLDPLGKEIIQACLSGASVGDYYNLLPSE from the coding sequence ATGCCTATCCCACAGCTCCCCGGCATCACCCTTTCGGGCTCCGTGATGTCGATACTCGAGGCCGCAGAAGCGGCAGGCCGGCTGACGGTTGTCGAGTCGGTAGATCAGCTCGTGGCGCTCGCGGCGCCGGACGAGCTGCTGGACGACGCCGGTTTTTACACCGTGGGCTACGACGTTCCGGGCCGGGGCTTTGTGCCCGAGGCGAAGGTCTGCCACACCAAGAACGGCGTGGCGGCCAACTACCTCGACCCCTACATGCGGCGCCGCGACCCCGACTGCATGGTGATCGCGGACGAGCAGCACACGGACAAGCCGACCTACCGTGGCCGGTTCGGCGAGAGCTTCGACGGGGTCCGCGGCGAAACGATCGAGTGGCTCAAGACGCAGCCGATCGCGTGCTTTTTCTTTGAGTCGGGCCTGCCGGACAAACCGCTCAACGCCGTGGCGATCTGCCCGGCCAACGCCGGCTTCTTCGCGTTGGGGCTGGCGCTGCTGCAGGGCGTTGTGCCCCTGAAGAAGGTGCTGGACCAAGGGGAAGACTACTACCACGAAGCCGCGGTGTTCGTGGCGCCGCCGTTCCGCCACACCCACTTCGACGGCAAGCAGTTGGTGGTGCACAACCGCCGGTTCGACGACAACCTGCGTCTGCACGAGCTGTTCAGCTACAACCTCTACCCGGGCCCCTCCGCCAAGAAGGGGGTCTACGGCATGCTGCTGACCCTCGGCGAGCGGGCCGAGACGCCGTGGACGACGGCGCACTGCTCCACCGTGCAGGTGGTCACGCCGTACGACAACGTCACCACCATCATGCACGAGGGCGCCAGCGGCGGCGGCAAGAGCGAGATGCTGGAGCTGATGCACCGCGAGGCCGACGGCCAGGTGCGGCTCGGCACGAACACGGTGACCGGCGACACCCGGATGCTGGCCCTGCCGCGTGGCTGCGAGCTGCGGCCCGTCACGGACGACATGGCCCTGTGCCACCCCAACCTGCAAGATCAATCCGATCGTCCCGGCCGGCTGTCGTTGATGGACGCAGAGAACGCGTGGTTCATCCGCGTGAATCACATCACGCGCTACGGGATCGACCCCCACCTCGAGCGGCTGTCGATCCAACCCCCCGGACCGCTGCTGTTCCTGAACCTGCAGGCCCAGCCGGGGGCGACAACGCTCATCTGGGAGCACACGCTGGACGAGCCGGGGAAGCCTTGCCCCAACCCCCGTGTGGTGGTTCCCAGGCAGTACGTGCCGAACGTAGTCAGTCATCCGGTGACCGTAGGGATCCGCAGCTTCGGCGTGCGTTGTCCCCCGTGCACACGCGAGAACCCCACCTACGGCATCCTGGGCTTGTTCCACATCCTGCCCCCGGCGCTTGCGTGGTTGTGGCGGCTGGTAGCCCCCCGCGGGCACGGGAACCCCTCGATTGTCGATCAAGAGGGGATGCAGTCCGAGGGGGTTGGCTCCTACTGGCCGTTCGCGACCGGCCGGCGGGTCGATCAGGCGAATATCCTGCTCAACCAGGTGCGCGACACTTCGGGCACGCTGTTCGTGCTGATCCCGAATCAGCACGTCGGCTGTTGGGAAACCGGTTTCGCGCCGCAGTGGATCGCCCGCGAGTACCTCGCCCGCCGCGGCGGCACACGGTTCCCGCTCAGCGAGATGAAGGATTCCCGCTGCCCCCTGCTGGGCTGGCGGCGGGAGAAGATCCAGGTGGAAGGGCAGACGATCGGCTCCTGGTTCCTCGACGTCTCGAAGCAGCCCGAGGTGGGCGAGGAAGCCTACGACATCGGCGCCAAGCTGCTCGCCCAGTTCTTCCACGACCAGCTCGCCAACTTCCAGCACGCCGACCTCGACCCGCTAGGGAAAGAAATCATCCAAGCATGCCTGAGCGGCGCCAGCGTGGGCGACTACTACAACCTGCTCCCCAGCGAGTGA
- a CDS encoding response regulator transcription factor, translating to MAKDSAETKTTKKKAASPKSEAPKRILLVDDDADIIESLRLALEANGFEVLVARDGNQGLALTEREDPDLVILDMMMPKRSGFLVLEKLRRTRETPPRVIMITANEGARHKAYAEMLGVDDYIRKPFPMDRLIESVKRLVQ from the coding sequence ATGGCCAAGGATAGCGCGGAAACCAAGACCACCAAGAAGAAAGCCGCATCGCCCAAGTCCGAGGCGCCCAAGCGGATTCTGCTGGTTGACGACGACGCAGACATCATCGAATCGCTCCGGCTTGCCCTCGAGGCCAACGGCTTCGAGGTGCTGGTGGCCCGCGACGGCAACCAGGGCCTGGCGCTCACGGAGCGCGAAGACCCGGACCTGGTGATCTTGGACATGATGATGCCCAAACGCAGCGGGTTCTTGGTGCTGGAGAAGCTGCGCCGCACCCGCGAAACCCCGCCCCGCGTGATCATGATCACCGCCAACGAGGGCGCCAGGCACAAGGCCTACGCCGAGATGCTGGGGGTGGACGACTACATCCGCAAGCCGTTCCCGATGGACCGGCTGATCGAGAGCGTCAAGCGGCTGGTGCAGTAG